In Methylomagnum ishizawai, one DNA window encodes the following:
- a CDS encoding TIGR04063 family PEP-CTERM/XrtA system glycosyltransferase codes for MRILHILDHSIPLHSGYTFRTRAILEQQRALGFETYHITSAKHKGPAAWVEDVEGFRFFRSPPSASWYARLPVFNQFAIVDSLAKRLGEVIEDVRPNILHAHSPALNGLAALRVAQWYSLPLVYECRAFWEDAAVDHGTSREGGLRYRGTHFLETYVFKKAQAITTICEGLRQDIIGRGIPAGKITVIPNAVDIQRFQIAGEPDAALRGELGWVGKTVLGFIGSFYAYEGLPLLLEAMPRLLAQRPDLRLLLVGGGPQEEYLRGKATELNLGDKVVFLGRVPHDKVQKYYDQVDIFVYPRRSMRLTELVTPLKPLEAMAQGRLVVASDVGGHKELIEDRKTGWLFKAGAVDSLERTLLELLDRPGCWPDIKRAGREFVETERNWQASVKRYLPIYQKLAGERCP; via the coding sequence ATGCGAATACTCCATATCCTCGACCATTCCATTCCCCTGCACAGCGGGTATACCTTCCGTACCCGCGCCATCTTGGAGCAGCAACGCGCCCTGGGCTTCGAGACCTACCATATCACCTCGGCCAAGCACAAAGGGCCGGCGGCCTGGGTCGAGGACGTGGAGGGTTTCCGGTTCTTCCGCTCGCCGCCTTCGGCCAGTTGGTACGCCCGGCTGCCGGTGTTCAACCAGTTCGCCATCGTCGATAGCCTGGCCAAGCGCCTGGGCGAGGTCATCGAGGACGTGCGGCCCAATATCCTCCATGCCCATTCGCCGGCCCTGAACGGCTTGGCGGCGCTGCGGGTGGCGCAATGGTATTCGCTGCCCCTGGTGTACGAATGCCGGGCGTTCTGGGAAGACGCGGCGGTGGACCACGGCACCAGCCGCGAGGGCGGTTTGCGCTACCGGGGCACGCATTTCCTGGAAACTTATGTGTTCAAGAAGGCGCAGGCCATCACCACCATCTGCGAAGGCTTGCGCCAGGATATCATCGGGCGCGGCATCCCCGCCGGAAAGATCACGGTGATTCCCAACGCGGTGGATATCCAGCGCTTCCAGATCGCGGGCGAACCCGATGCGGCTTTGCGCGGGGAACTGGGATGGGTCGGCAAAACCGTCTTGGGCTTCATCGGCTCGTTCTATGCCTACGAGGGCTTGCCGCTGTTATTGGAGGCCATGCCCCGGTTATTGGCGCAACGGCCCGATTTGCGTTTGTTATTGGTCGGCGGCGGTCCGCAGGAGGAATATCTGCGTGGTAAGGCCACCGAATTGAATCTCGGCGACAAGGTGGTTTTCCTGGGCCGGGTGCCGCATGACAAGGTGCAGAAATATTACGATCAGGTGGATATTTTCGTGTACCCGCGCCGTTCCATGCGGCTGACGGAATTGGTGACGCCCTTGAAACCCTTGGAGGCCATGGCCCAGGGCCGTTTGGTGGTGGCTTCCGATGTGGGCGGACACAAGGAATTGATCGAGGACCGCAAAACCGGCTGGCTGTTCAAGGCAGGCGCGGTGGACAGTTTGGAACGGACCCTCCTGGAATTGCTGGACCGGCCCGGCTGCTGGCCGGATATCAAGCGGGCCGGGCGCGAATTCGTCGAGACCGAGCGCAATTGGCAGGCCAGCGTGAAACGCTATCTCCCGATCTACCAAAAATTGGCCGGGGAGCGCTGTCCGTGA
- a CDS encoding polysaccharide deacetylase family protein, which yields MSLWEAAYRLAARGLSPAGGRARLSILIYHRVLPEADPLFPGETTAAGFDLEMGLLKRVFAVLPLGEAVARLKAGTLPARAACVTFDDGYADNATHALPILRKYGLPACFFIATAYLDGGRMFNDTVIEAVRRAKPERVDLGRFGLGEHDLSSPEAKARAIGAILSQVKYLPPDRREDTVAGLAAALTGAALPTDLMLTTAQLQALRQAGMDIGAHTHRHPILAKLDPAAVRAEIAEGVAALEGILDQRVGLFAYPNGKPGSDYLPQQAAIVRELGFDAAVSTQWGAACAASDPFQLPRFTPWSRDKARFQPQLLRNLVRSYF from the coding sequence GTGAGCCTGTGGGAAGCGGCCTACCGGCTGGCGGCGCGGGGGTTGTCGCCGGCGGGCGGGCGGGCGCGGCTCAGCATCCTGATCTACCATCGCGTGCTGCCGGAGGCCGACCCGTTGTTTCCGGGGGAAACCACCGCCGCCGGTTTCGACCTGGAAATGGGCTTGCTGAAACGGGTGTTCGCCGTGCTGCCCTTGGGCGAGGCGGTCGCCCGCCTCAAGGCCGGCACGCTGCCCGCCCGCGCCGCCTGCGTGACTTTCGACGATGGCTATGCCGACAACGCCACCCACGCCTTGCCGATCCTGCGGAAATACGGCTTGCCCGCTTGTTTTTTCATCGCCACGGCCTATCTGGACGGGGGCCGGATGTTCAACGACACGGTGATCGAGGCGGTGCGCCGGGCCAAGCCGGAACGGGTCGATCTCGGGCGTTTCGGCCTGGGCGAACACGATCTTTCCAGCCCGGAAGCCAAGGCCCGCGCCATCGGGGCTATCCTGTCCCAGGTGAAATACCTGCCGCCGGATCGGCGCGAGGACACCGTCGCCGGATTGGCGGCGGCGTTGACCGGCGCGGCTTTGCCCACCGACCTGATGCTGACCACGGCCCAACTCCAAGCCCTGCGCCAAGCCGGGATGGACATCGGTGCCCACACCCATCGCCATCCCATCCTGGCCAAGCTCGATCCCGCCGCCGTCCGCGCCGAAATCGCCGAGGGCGTGGCGGCGCTGGAGGGGATTCTGGACCAACGGGTCGGCCTGTTCGCCTATCCCAACGGCAAGCCCGGCAGTGATTATCTGCCGCAACAGGCCGCCATCGTGCGGGAACTGGGCTTCGACGCGGCGGTGTCCACCCAATGGGGCGCGGCCTGCGCCGCCAGCGATCCTTTCCAATTGCCGCGGTTCACGCCTTGGTCCAGGGATAAGGCCAGATTCCAGCCGCAGTTGTTGCGGAACCTCGTGCGTTCCTATTTCTAG
- a CDS encoding argininosuccinate synthase encodes MSTQTVKKVALAYSGGLDTSVILQWLRETYGCEVVTFTADLGQGEELEPARAKATAMGIQEIYIDDLKEEFVRDFVFPMFRANTIYEGEYLLGTSIARPLIAKRLIEIVNETGCDAICHGATGKGNDQVRFELGAYALKPDIKIIAPWREWELSSRETLLAYAEKHNIPIEMKRGKGSPYSMDANLLHISYEGGILEDPWAEPEEDMWRWSVSPEAAPDQATYVVLGYEQGDIVSIDGERLTPAQVLAQLNQLGGANGIGRLDIVENRYVGMKSRGAYETPGGTIMLKAHRAIESLTLDREVAHLKDELMPRYASLIYNGYWWSPERLMLQQMIDASQAKVNGEVRVKLYKGNVSVVGRQSASDSLFDMNIATFEDDKGAYNQKDAEGFIKLNALRMRIAAKKGAKFA; translated from the coding sequence ATGTCCACCCAAACCGTGAAAAAAGTCGCCCTCGCCTATTCCGGCGGGCTCGATACCTCCGTCATCCTGCAATGGCTCAGGGAAACCTATGGCTGCGAAGTCGTCACCTTCACCGCCGACCTCGGGCAGGGCGAAGAACTGGAACCCGCCCGCGCCAAGGCCACGGCGATGGGCATCCAGGAAATCTATATCGACGACCTCAAGGAAGAATTCGTGCGCGACTTCGTATTCCCGATGTTCCGCGCCAACACCATTTATGAAGGCGAATACCTCCTCGGCACCTCCATCGCCCGCCCGCTCATCGCCAAGCGTTTGATCGAGATCGTCAACGAAACCGGCTGCGACGCCATCTGCCACGGTGCGACCGGCAAGGGCAACGACCAGGTGCGGTTCGAACTGGGCGCCTACGCCCTCAAGCCCGATATCAAGATCATCGCCCCCTGGCGCGAATGGGAACTGAGTTCCCGCGAAACCCTCTTGGCCTACGCGGAAAAGCACAACATCCCCATCGAAATGAAGCGCGGCAAAGGCTCGCCTTATTCCATGGACGCCAACCTGCTGCATATCTCCTACGAAGGCGGCATCCTCGAAGACCCCTGGGCCGAGCCGGAAGAAGACATGTGGCGCTGGAGCGTCAGCCCGGAAGCCGCCCCGGACCAAGCCACCTACGTGGTGCTGGGCTATGAGCAAGGCGATATCGTCAGCATCGACGGCGAACGCCTGACCCCGGCCCAGGTGCTGGCCCAGCTGAACCAACTGGGCGGGGCCAACGGCATCGGGCGGCTCGATATCGTGGAGAACCGCTATGTCGGCATGAAATCGCGCGGCGCCTACGAAACCCCCGGCGGCACCATCATGCTGAAAGCCCATCGCGCCATCGAATCCCTGACCCTGGACCGCGAAGTGGCCCACCTCAAGGACGAACTCATGCCGCGCTACGCCAGCCTGATCTACAACGGCTATTGGTGGAGCCCCGAGCGCCTGATGCTGCAACAGATGATCGACGCCTCCCAGGCCAAGGTGAACGGCGAGGTGCGGGTCAAGCTGTACAAGGGCAATGTCAGCGTGGTGGGCCGTCAGTCGGCCAGCGACAGCCTGTTCGACATGAACATCGCCACCTTCGAGGACGACAAGGGCGCGTACAACCAGAAGGACGCCGAAGGCTTCATCAAGCTGAACGCGCTCAGGATGCGGATCGCGGCCAAGAAGGGCGCGAAGTTCGCCTAA
- a CDS encoding HAD family hydrolase — protein sequence MKSAAFFDLDKTLLPFSTEKRFVQRLHARKLVGLRQLLGVLLAYLRYQRLDEAGYAAMKRGIVRDLLRGKSRAEIAAVAEQVFREVFAPAIHPEARAVIAQHRAEGRAVYLVSATVDAVADCFAAHLEVDGCHATTLEVVAGRFTGEVVGGVCYGGAKAGIVREIAEREGIDLALSHAYGDSYEDRYMLAAVGYPVAVNPDRRLAAWAGERGWNLARWGT from the coding sequence ATGAAATCAGCGGCCTTTTTCGATCTCGACAAAACCCTGCTTCCGTTTTCCACCGAGAAGCGTTTCGTCCAGCGGCTCCACGCCCGCAAACTGGTGGGCCTGCGGCAGTTGCTCGGCGTATTGCTGGCCTATCTGCGCTATCAGCGTTTGGACGAGGCCGGCTATGCGGCGATGAAGCGGGGCATTGTCCGCGACTTGCTGCGCGGGAAATCCCGGGCCGAAATCGCGGCGGTGGCGGAACAGGTGTTCCGCGAAGTGTTCGCACCAGCCATACACCCGGAAGCCCGCGCCGTCATCGCCCAACATCGGGCCGAAGGCCGGGCGGTCTACCTCGTGTCCGCCACCGTCGATGCCGTGGCGGATTGTTTCGCCGCGCATCTGGAAGTGGACGGCTGCCATGCCACCACCTTGGAAGTGGTGGCGGGGCGGTTCACCGGCGAGGTCGTGGGCGGGGTGTGCTATGGCGGCGCGAAGGCCGGGATCGTGCGCGAAATCGCTGAACGCGAAGGGATCGATCTGGCTTTGAGCCATGCCTACGGCGATTCCTACGAGGACCGTTATATGTTGGCGGCGGTAGGTTATCCGGTGGCGGTCAATCCCGATCGGCGCTTGGCGGCCTGGGCCGGGGAGCGAGGCTGGAACTTGGCGCGGTGGGGGACATAG
- a CDS encoding pilin has product MNFESRKFFAGLGTASEPRRRRSPRSAVPLVLACIGVIAPTTLYAKQTPAQAIQSQVAEGLRLAVTAQAKVAEYFAYRGIAPADRIDAGLSAAPSDTIGKYVTALDISGGVITLTYGNQANAEIVGATLTLTPGRSADGSISWQCGLAPVPPGVMPLPGVGAGSTSVPNEYLPAPCGLSNAPSIPSQVNEGLGLAVAAQASVERYIKSHGTAPQDRSQAGLSPSPTDTVGNYVSGVDISGGVVNIAYGNFAAAPIAGMVLALTPYRSADGSITWQCGLAPAPVGLNPVGSIGNTTLDSQYLPAQCSAAGAAAIPKQVLEGLKLAAPIKLKVQNYIAKVGSAPANRAAIGLTPSAADTSGNYVSSVDVRGGGITITYGNRASSRIVGQSLGLTPWRNNGGDVVWQCGNSVVPTGTTLPNGSVPPITTFNDTYLPPNCQIGGVAPIDKDIQEGLRLARKLQATVEKIYKTQGMLANANSTNLGLPYPSDISGNYVQGIAVAAGALTITYGWGANVNLTARTLGLTPYVSPDGKLTWVCGNANIPTGFFSPIGGGLAATTVANEYLPINCRP; this is encoded by the coding sequence ATGAACTTTGAGTCCCGCAAGTTTTTTGCCGGACTGGGGACGGCAAGCGAACCCCGCCGCCGTCGCTCCCCAAGGTCCGCCGTGCCGTTGGTTTTGGCCTGTATCGGCGTGATCGCGCCTACCACCCTTTACGCGAAGCAGACCCCGGCGCAGGCCATCCAGTCCCAGGTCGCCGAGGGTTTGAGGCTCGCCGTTACCGCCCAGGCCAAGGTCGCGGAATATTTCGCGTACCGGGGCATAGCCCCTGCTGATCGGATTGACGCCGGCCTGAGTGCCGCGCCCAGCGATACCATCGGTAAATATGTGACCGCGCTCGATATTTCCGGGGGCGTGATCACCCTCACCTACGGGAACCAGGCGAACGCGGAGATCGTCGGTGCGACCCTCACACTCACTCCTGGGCGTTCAGCGGACGGCAGCATATCCTGGCAATGCGGCCTCGCCCCGGTGCCGCCCGGTGTTATGCCCCTGCCCGGCGTGGGGGCGGGATCAACCTCGGTCCCAAACGAGTATTTGCCCGCGCCCTGCGGCCTGTCGAACGCTCCATCCATCCCATCCCAGGTTAACGAGGGCTTGGGTCTGGCGGTGGCGGCGCAGGCCAGTGTCGAGCGCTACATCAAATCCCATGGCACCGCGCCCCAGGACCGGAGCCAGGCCGGGCTTTCCCCGTCCCCGACCGACACGGTGGGCAACTATGTTTCGGGGGTGGATATTAGTGGTGGGGTGGTCAATATCGCCTATGGCAATTTCGCGGCCGCCCCCATCGCGGGCATGGTCCTCGCGCTGACCCCGTACCGCTCCGCCGACGGGTCGATCACGTGGCAATGTGGGCTGGCCCCCGCGCCGGTGGGTTTGAATCCGGTGGGGAGTATCGGAAACACCACCCTGGATAGCCAATATCTTCCGGCGCAGTGCAGCGCAGCTGGTGCGGCCGCGATCCCGAAGCAGGTATTAGAGGGGTTGAAACTGGCAGCTCCGATCAAGCTCAAGGTGCAGAACTACATCGCCAAGGTGGGTTCCGCTCCGGCGAACCGGGCCGCTATCGGCCTGACACCTAGTGCCGCCGATACCAGCGGCAATTATGTGAGTTCGGTGGATGTCCGGGGCGGTGGGATTACTATCACCTATGGCAACCGGGCTAGCAGCAGGATAGTCGGCCAGAGCTTGGGCCTCACACCTTGGCGGAACAATGGTGGCGATGTGGTCTGGCAATGTGGCAATTCAGTTGTGCCCACTGGAACGACTCTCCCTAACGGTAGTGTTCCTCCAATAACCACTTTCAACGATACTTACTTACCGCCGAATTGTCAGATTGGGGGTGTCGCTCCTATCGACAAAGACATCCAGGAAGGCTTGCGCTTGGCAAGGAAACTACAGGCCACAGTTGAAAAGATTTATAAGACTCAAGGGATGCTCGCCAATGCCAACAGTACCAATTTGGGTTTGCCATATCCTTCGGATATCAGTGGTAATTATGTGCAAGGGATCGCGGTGGCTGCGGGAGCATTGACCATCACCTATGGTTGGGGTGCGAATGTGAATCTTACGGCAAGGACGCTGGGCTTAACCCCCTATGTTTCGCCGGATGGCAAGCTTACTTGGGTCTGTGGCAATGCCAACATTCCGACGGGCTTCTTTTCACCTATAGGGGGAGGTTTAGCAGCGACCACCGTTGCCAATGAGTATCTGCCTATAAACTGCCGACCCTAA
- a CDS encoding YchJ family protein, with product MDIFAPCVCGSGQLYGQCCGPLLSRQFPAPTPEALMRSRYTAFQLRDADYVRDTWDPAHCPAKLDFEGDARVWSKLDILATLGGGEDDQRGVVEFKAQFELGEDTYMIHEVSRFHRLEGRWVYLDGTIAYHGKIAHQGKTLANAPCPCGSGKKYKKCCG from the coding sequence ATGGATATTTTCGCCCCCTGCGTTTGTGGCTCCGGCCAGCTTTACGGCCAGTGCTGCGGCCCCCTACTGTCCCGCCAATTCCCGGCCCCCACGCCGGAAGCCTTGATGCGCTCGCGCTATACCGCCTTCCAATTGCGCGACGCCGATTACGTCCGCGACACCTGGGACCCGGCCCACTGTCCGGCCAAGCTGGATTTCGAAGGCGACGCCCGCGTCTGGTCCAAGCTGGATATCCTCGCCACCCTCGGCGGTGGCGAGGACGACCAGCGCGGCGTGGTGGAATTCAAGGCCCAGTTCGAACTGGGCGAGGACACCTATATGATCCACGAGGTCAGCCGCTTCCACCGGTTGGAAGGGCGCTGGGTTTATCTGGACGGCACCATCGCTTATCACGGCAAGATCGCCCACCAGGGCAAGACGCTGGCCAATGCGCCCTGCCCTTGCGGGAGCGGGAAGAAGTATAAGAAGTGCTGCGGATAA
- a CDS encoding alpha-E domain-containing protein — MLSRVAENLYWMARYLERAENTARLINTTTQVLLDLPKGASFGWDILLKVVGLDKLFDEHYTEANEANIMRFLIQDERNPSSLVSCVRCARENSRTFREILPKEFWERVNGLYLYMREHAPAAAQNRAQRYEVLNQVVDRGQSLAGMLVGCMSHDLAYQFIELGRNLERADMTSRIVDINSAVLLPRDGGALEPIQERLWMSVLKALSAYQMYRRHVDVHVRGTAVLSYLLLDPHFPRTVRHCLAKIDECLSTLPDHAQAMRAARRSWRRLAGLRWEGLTPAVLHEYLDQCQKDFGDIHAAVSAQYFYREQPETLPPTQQQAA; from the coding sequence ATGTTATCCCGAGTCGCCGAGAATCTTTATTGGATGGCCCGCTATCTGGAACGGGCCGAGAATACCGCCCGCCTCATCAATACCACCACCCAAGTACTGCTGGACCTACCGAAGGGCGCGTCCTTCGGCTGGGATATCCTGCTGAAAGTGGTCGGGCTAGATAAGTTATTCGACGAACATTATACCGAGGCCAACGAAGCCAATATCATGCGCTTCCTGATCCAGGACGAGCGCAATCCAAGTTCCTTGGTGTCCTGCGTGCGCTGCGCCCGCGAGAACAGCCGTACCTTCCGCGAAATCCTGCCCAAGGAATTCTGGGAGCGGGTGAACGGGCTTTATCTCTATATGCGCGAACACGCCCCCGCCGCCGCCCAGAATCGGGCGCAGCGCTACGAGGTGTTGAACCAGGTGGTGGACCGCGGCCAATCCCTGGCGGGGATGTTGGTCGGCTGTATGAGCCACGATCTGGCCTACCAATTCATCGAACTCGGACGCAACCTGGAACGCGCGGACATGACCTCGCGCATCGTCGATATCAATTCCGCCGTGCTGTTGCCGCGGGATGGCGGCGCCCTGGAGCCGATCCAGGAACGGCTATGGATGAGCGTCTTGAAGGCTTTGAGCGCCTATCAGATGTACCGCCGCCATGTCGATGTGCATGTGCGCGGCACCGCCGTGTTGAGCTATCTGCTGCTGGACCCGCATTTCCCACGCACCGTGCGCCATTGCCTCGCCAAGATCGACGAATGCCTCTCCACCCTGCCCGACCACGCCCAGGCCATGCGGGCGGCACGGCGGTCCTGGCGGCGTTTGGCGGGCTTGCGCTGGGAGGGTTTGACCCCCGCCGTGCTGCACGAATATCTGGACCAATGCCAGAAGGATTTCGGCGATATTCACGCGGCGGTTTCGGCGCAGTATTTCTATCGGGAGCAACCGGAAACCTTGCCGCCTACGCAGCAGCAAGCGGCATAG